DNA from Thiomicrorhabdus sp. Kp2:
TTACCTTTTTAGTTTCTCTAAAATTAGATAAACAACTATGCCTGAATGCGAGAGCACCGTCATTTTTCAATAAGGATTGATATATTTTTAAGCCTGAATCGGGCTTAAAATACATGAAAAGAGAGCCCAAGGTTTGATACCTAAACAATTCATAAGGCTCATCCCCTGAAATGTTCGCAATTTCAGTTAATCCAACAGTTATAAAGGGGTGAATACTAAGCCGAGGGTTATTAAAAAACTGTTTTAAGTACTCTTTTTCATTCAGCCCTAGAATCGCTTGATGGCGTATCAACCTACTATATAAAGTTTCATCGGTAAGCTGCTTAGGAAAAGACACTCGTACTTCTGCCTTTTAGCCAAACTTATCAAGAGGGTCATCAAGAAGTAAATCATTCTGACGCAGATAATCAAGAGAGTCTTCTTGATCAACTGCTTTCCTTAAACTATCAGGATCTTTGACTCGTTCTATCAATGCTATATCTTCTATTAACTCCCTGAGTTTAGTTTCAAATTCAGGATGTTGCACTCTAGTAATATCTGCGATAAATTTCTTTTTTTCTTTTGATGCTTCTTGTTTAACTTCTGCTTGTCTATTAATAGCTGATTTTTTGTTTCGTCTTGGTAATAAGTTTTGTTGTCTAAGCTCTATAACTTCCGCCGTTTTTGATGACAATCCACAAGAAGTAGCATAAGCTTGTTCCAAAACAGCTTCAGTAATTCTTTCATCACCTGAACCAATTACAAGCCTCTGAGCGTCTCTATATATTCTGTGTGCCAAATCTAAGTTACCAACAGATAACTCAAACAATTTATTATTTAAGTCATCAGTCAAATCAGTTGTTACATTTGTCCAATGTAAGTCCCACAACTCATGAACAAAATAATCCCATCCTTGACTATCTCTCTTCAAAGGTTCCATTTCGAAATAACCACCACTTTCAGCTCTTCTTGCAGCCTTCAAAGTTTTAGCAAGTGTTTTGTCAAAAGGAGGATTCGCGCAAAACAAAAGAGGCACTCCTAGTTTATTAACTAAGCTATGTAGAAAGTTTAATAAATTATTTTCACCACCTGTTCGTTTAAACACGAGTCTTTGCATTTCATCAATGACCAACAACCCTAAAAAACTTGACTTAATTTTTTGCTCAATTTGCCTCATCAACTTAGGAATGGTTGGCTCAGGTTTTGTAACCTCACCTAAAGCTGAATCAATCATCGATAAGATTTCTTCACACAGCTCTCTTACACTTGAGTTATTTGGACAATCAACTTTTATCCAAACAACTTGGTGTGTAAATTCCATTTTCTGCCCTTGGTAGATATCGTGTTCGATGATTTGAGGAAAGTAGTTCAGCAGTTGTTCCAACATGGAAGTTTTTCCAACTCCACTTTCTCCCTTTAAAGTGATGCTATCTGCTTTAGGCTCAAAAAAACCCGTCCGAGGTTCTATTTCAGGCCGTTCATCCACTGGATAATGTAAAAACTGAGCTGTCGTCGGTGTGAATGGGTTCTTACTTGAATAACCTGCTTTTATAGCCGTTTCAATTGCTCTAAAGCAATCATAATAAATAGGAAGTGGCTGTCGTAATGATTTAAGTCTCTGAGTATATTCTTCCCTGACAAGAGGATCAGAGTGATACCTAATTTCTTCATCAACTTCAGGATAGTAGGCA
Protein-coding regions in this window:
- a CDS encoding ATP-binding protein; the protein is MKKVKALYTKAILPEHQGNPFIEGLPQKQSAKDLMEFFAYYPEVDEEIRYHSDPLVREEYTQRLKSLRQPLPIYYDCFRAIETAIKAGYSSKNPFTPTTAQFLHYPVDERPEIEPRTGFFEPKADSITLKGESGVGKTSMLEQLLNYFPQIIEHDIYQGQKMEFTHQVVWIKVDCPNNSSVRELCEEILSMIDSALGEVTKPEPTIPKLMRQIEQKIKSSFLGLLVIDEMQRLVFKRTGGENNLLNFLHSLVNKLGVPLLFCANPPFDKTLAKTLKAARRAESGGYFEMEPLKRDSQGWDYFVHELWDLHWTNVTTDLTDDLNNKLFELSVGNLDLAHRIYRDAQRLVIGSGDERITEAVLEQAYATSCGLSSKTAEVIELRQQNLLPRRNKKSAINRQAEVKQEASKEKKKFIADITRVQHPEFETKLRELIEDIALIERVKDPDSLRKAVDQEDSLDYLRQNDLLLDDPLDKFG